In the genome of Verrucomicrobiota bacterium, one region contains:
- the murJ gene encoding murein biosynthesis integral membrane protein MurJ, whose product MSQMLKSSGAMAAATLTSRVLGMVREMVYARFMGTSWVASAFILAFQVPNLFRRLLGEGALTAAFIPIFKEKEKLDGDQAMWQAANAVISGLMIFTCIVVAVGLVIVSAALVFGGQTEHGVTRFTGKTLLMLELVRVMLPYLLLVCLAAVFMGMLNARGHFFIPALGAATLNVVMIASVLWLAPHMGRELHEQILALAIGVVAAGVAQAAFQLPSLRREGFAYRWVAPWKDETVRRVVKQMLPATIGVAAFQINVVLTQGLAYWVDDYIVASFQYAVRLMELPQGLFGISLATYLLPTLSGLAAEKNYDSFRSELRQGLGYLVFANLIASVLLLVLAEPIIRLLFERGKFDAISTNQSALALMCLAPGLVAFSVVNVLARTFYALGDTKTPMKTSVFCLVLNLLLAVMLVWRYKQAGLGIANTVTSLVNVGLLLYALRRKLRKLEMASLRAELLPLALAGTVAGLIAWYGWRFWENSLGHGTLALKIGAVFVPATVAGLVYLLATAWAKVGHTQEIAQLILGKFKHRR is encoded by the coding sequence ATGTCGCAAATGCTCAAGTCCTCCGGCGCGATGGCCGCCGCCACGCTGACCAGTCGCGTGCTCGGCATGGTGCGCGAAATGGTCTATGCGCGGTTCATGGGCACGAGCTGGGTGGCGAGCGCGTTTATACTGGCATTCCAAGTTCCCAATTTGTTCCGGCGGTTGCTCGGCGAAGGCGCGTTGACTGCGGCGTTCATCCCGATTTTCAAGGAGAAGGAAAAACTCGATGGCGACCAGGCCATGTGGCAGGCCGCCAACGCGGTGATTTCCGGTCTGATGATTTTTACCTGCATTGTGGTGGCCGTGGGCTTGGTGATCGTATCGGCGGCGTTGGTCTTCGGCGGGCAGACCGAACATGGAGTGACGCGTTTCACAGGCAAAACTCTTCTCATGCTGGAACTGGTGCGAGTGATGTTGCCGTATCTGCTGCTGGTTTGTCTGGCCGCTGTGTTCATGGGGATGCTCAACGCGCGCGGGCATTTCTTCATTCCGGCCTTAGGCGCGGCGACGCTCAACGTGGTGATGATCGCGTCCGTGCTCTGGCTCGCGCCGCATATGGGACGCGAGTTGCACGAACAGATTCTCGCGCTGGCCATCGGCGTGGTGGCGGCGGGCGTGGCGCAGGCTGCGTTTCAACTGCCGTCACTGCGGCGCGAAGGCTTTGCCTATCGCTGGGTTGCACCGTGGAAGGACGAAACTGTCCGCCGGGTCGTGAAACAAATGCTGCCGGCCACCATTGGCGTGGCGGCGTTTCAAATCAACGTCGTGCTCACGCAAGGATTGGCTTACTGGGTGGACGATTACATCGTGGCGTCCTTCCAATACGCGGTTCGCCTGATGGAATTGCCGCAAGGGTTGTTCGGTATTTCGCTGGCGACCTACCTCCTGCCAACGCTCTCCGGTCTGGCTGCTGAAAAGAATTATGACTCGTTTCGCAGCGAACTGCGCCAGGGTCTGGGCTATCTGGTGTTCGCCAACCTCATTGCGTCCGTGCTGCTCCTGGTGCTGGCCGAGCCGATCATCCGTTTGTTGTTCGAACGCGGGAAATTCGATGCCATTTCGACAAACCAGTCGGCATTGGCGCTGATGTGTCTCGCGCCGGGACTCGTGGCGTTCTCCGTGGTAAATGTACTTGCGCGAACATTCTACGCGCTGGGCGATACAAAAACGCCGATGAAAACGAGCGTGTTTTGTCTTGTGTTGAACTTGCTCTTGGCCGTGATGTTGGTGTGGCGCTACAAGCAAGCCGGGCTGGGTATCGCGAACACCGTCACCTCACTGGTCAACGTTGGACTTCTGTTGTACGCCTTGCGACGCAAGCTCAGGAAACTGGAAATGGCATCGCTGCGCGCGGAACTGTTGCCGTTGGCTTTGGCTGGGACGGTGGCGGGACTGATTGCCTGGTACGGCTGGCGCTTCTGGGAAAATTCACTCGGCCACGGAACCCTCGCGTTGAAAATCGGTGCGGTCTTTGTGCCTGCAACGGTGGCCGGCTTGGTTTACCTGCTTGCAACCGCTTGGGCCAAGGTGGGACACACGCAAGAAATCGCGCAGTTGATTCTTGGAAAATTTAAACACCGACGGTAA